The DNA region GTCCCTGAGCAGATGGGATGTGGAGCCTTCAGTTACATGTCACTGTCACTATCATTGACACAATCAAgccagtttgtctgtttgtagTTTGTCTTTTTCGTGTCTCTCAGTCTTCATCCCCTGCTACTGAGCAGCTGCATGTGCCCCAGTTTTGTTTAATGGCAGATAAAGGATTATGTGAAGATCGACTGTGGTTCTAATGTGTCTGCAGATCCCGTGTGGCATCAGGCTATGCAGCGTCTCTAGACAGACTGAGGTTGTGGACATTAAGATTGTGGTTTTGCAGCAAAATCCATTTGTGACTTTGTACTGAGACAAACAGCTCATCATCGCAATAGGATGTGAACGGAATCAAATCTCTGAGCTCTCCTTCTAGTCAAATGAGAaatatgtaattattattattataatatattattatcatgtcctccttcctccagacAACATCGCCTACGGGTCTGGGCCGGTCCGACTCTCCGGTCTACACCAACCTCCAGGAGCTGAAGATCTCACAGTCCAGCCTGCCGCCCGTCCCCTCCGGCTCCCCTCTGCACATCCTGGGGGACTGGGAGACGCACAAGGACCTGAGTGGCCGGCATTTCTACTACAACCGCGCCACAGGAGAGCGGACCTGGAAGCCCCCACGCACCAGGGACGCcagcggcagcatcagcagcgtccGGGGAGACAGCCAGGGTACACTGGAGAGTGAGGTGAGGGCCACTTGATGCGTTGGAACTGTATGACGTAAGGAGGCTGTGCTGTGAACCTTTACAATGCAGCGGTTACTGGTCCAACTCTGCCCCCTGTGGTGTTTTATGTCATTACAGGGGAAGTAAAGATTCGTTTACACATTTAAGGTTATTTCTGGAATTCCTGTTATTTATGGTCACATGTGTGGTCCttagctaagctaagctaactcaCTTGTCTACTATAAATAGTCCTGTCTTATGTTCCTGTGTTACTATGATGTTTTATGCCTTCCTCATATAAATAGCTGTTATACTTATCAGCCTGCAGGCGTGAACCCACCAACTGAGTGTTACACTGTCTCCGCAGCCGCTGTCTTCTGAGGACACCTGCCACAGCACCCACTCCAGTCAGTCTGACAGCCAGTACGGGTCGCCCCCCCGGGGCTGGTCCGAGGAGCTGGACGAGCACGGACACACGCTCTACGTGTCTGAGTACACGCAGGAGAAGGTGCGGCCGCTTCGGTGCTCAACCATGAGCTCAGCTTCCTATCTTTTCCTATAGTTTTCCCAGAAAACCTGCTTTGTCTGGGTGTGTGACCCGTCTTACTTTTGCTCATTGCAGTGGATAAAGCATGTGGATGAGCAGGGCCGGCCTTACTACTACAGCGCTGATGGCTCCAGATCTGAGTGGGAGCTGCCCAAGGTAGGAACCGCTCCTCCTCGCCCTGACGTAGCCTGCTCATGTAAGCAGATGAGTGTCTGAGCAGCTCACAGCTGAACTCCAGGTCACGGACTATTAGTGGCAGTTTACCTCCTGGTTTGGAGGCTCcaggtcagagcagactgatCCGTTCACTAGTAGATAGTGTAGCGGTTCCTGAGAGTGATGCTGGTGCTGTAGGAGGTTCGATGGTGCTGTGGACCGTGAGAGGAGAGGTAACGCAGTGCAGGGAGAGGACGCTGGTGATTGAAGGAGCCGTGTGATGTCTAAGCTTCAgccctgctctctgtctctgcagtaCAACGTCTCCCCTCAGAGCGGTGAGGTCCCCAAGAGTCGGAGTCTGGAGCGAAAGCAGCAGGATCCCATCGTCCTCACTAAATGGAGACACAGCACCTACGTGTTAGACCTCAACGACAAGGTGGGACGTTAGCGATGCGGACGGAGCTTTTTGTGTGCCTGTGTTATTAACGTGTGTTTAATCCCTGGTGTGTCCTGCTTCCAGGGGCTTAGCCTGTCTCTGTTATTTGGATCCTGTGAATCCAATAGAAAACGTGTTTTTAGCTCGTTACCACCACTTTCACTAGATACAAACACCTAGCTTGTCTCTGTCCGGTTCTCTGGTTCCTGCTGGGCTGCTTCTCTGCAGGTCCAGGTTGtaacacacacatcctgtgttACATGTAACAGTTAGTGTTTAATTAGCTCCAGAGCTTTTGGTCTTGTCCTTCTTCTGTGAGTCCGGTCATTTTCTATAGTCAGCAATAATACTCTGTGGCATCCAGAGGGAAGTCGTATGAGGTGTGTTCAGACATTTGCATCAGTGGACTTTAACTGGTGGTTTTGTTGCAGTTCTCGTTCAAACTCTGGCGGTTCACTTCAGATCCGCACAAGAGGAGagtgcctctctctctttacccAGATAAAGTTGGTACCACACTCCGCCCTGCAGCGCTCTGTGCAATCGGCACGAATCCTTCTCAATCACGCTCAATGTGTCCATGTACCTGATGAAAGGTGCAATCAAACAAATCCCTGGAGTGTCTTCTTCTCTAAATGAGCACATACGAGGCCAACGGCATTTCCTTCTAACCCAAATCCTAATTTGCGTTTCCTTTTTAGacttgattttgttttgatCTGAACTAACACTTAACACAGTCTCGTGACTCCGTTCCAGGTTCTTACTTCTCACTAACATCATGTCTTGTCGTTGGCTGGTAGACGTTAGCGACTCATCCTCTGTGTGGTTTGTCGGTAGGAGTGTGCTCCAGCGCCCAAGCAGAGCTCTCCAGATTCTGACTCGTGTCCTTCATCTCCTAAGCACCCTTCAACCGTTAGTATCCCAGCTCACACTGCACAGCACCCATCAGCACCATCGCCATGACAATAACCCTCATCTCTGCATCTTGCATGTCACATCTAACACCAGCCAACAGTATTTCTACTAATACAAGtacagcagcgccccctgctggtggcaTAGCGACATCAcatgaagcagcacagaatGCCTGCGTGTCCTCAGATGAAGCGTGTCTTTAATCGCATGTTCTAGCAGGCACTTATTGgtctctgtcctcctcagcCTTCAGAGAAGTGTGGCGTCCTCAACGTCACCAAAATCACAGAGAACGGGAAGAAAGTCAGGTAGGCGCTGACTCTGGGAGGTCTGAACGTTTCACGGCGGGCCGTGAAGTCCCACGCTCACCTGTTGTTTTCTCGCCACCGACAGGAAGAGCTGGACCTCCTCGTGGACAGTGCTGCagggctcctctctgctctttgcGAAGGGTCAGGGGGCCAGCACCAGCTGGGTAGGTGTCCTCCGCCCGGCCCCGTTCATCACCCATGGTTTGGACACGTCTGCATAGTCACCAGTCACCTGTCCTCACTGTCCactgtgctgctcctcctctgtcctctcttctctccttctcctgccctctcttctcctcctctcctctcctgaaGTCCTACTACCACAGTGGCTCCATCCCAGAGCTGCTTCTTACTCTCCTTAGCAGCTGGAGACGCTCGGTCAAGCCCCGTCCTGCTGTGACCTTTGTGCAGGCTGCCGCTGTATGTTCCCTGTCTCTGCTTGCGTTGCTgttcctgcctgtctttctttctgtctggtTTTCTTAGTGACTGATCACGACAGTGATGTTTGTGTGGAAGAAGCTAAAACAATACTTCCAGTGACTAATCAATCTAATGTAGATAGGACGAGCTGAGACAGTGTGGTGCGTGTTCAGAGTTTAATGGCTCTGTCATTTTCTCTGATCTTATTCCAGCGCGTGTGAGTTCTTATGTCTTTTTAAGCTGTGTTTAATAACTTTAAACAATggcaggatgctgtcaaaccgACAACATTTCAAAATTATAGCCATGCTTTTAATACAGCAGAAGACGTGAGAGCACATGAACGTTTGGAAATAACCCTGGAAATAAAAAACCTGGAAATAATATTAAGAAGTCTTGATATTTTGAAATGTGTCAAATTATCTTAATTCTGCATTAATACCGCACAGATGGGCTTTAGAAGTGAACTAACTTCAAACTATTGAACAATTTGAATATTAATAACATACTTaatgcagcattaacacctAGAACTAAAAGGACTATTGCTTTTCTTAACACGACACTAAAGATAAGTCCTAATATCTTTAGGCCTTTCATCTAACAGTCATTACAGAACATTGTGAACTTGAgactttattgttttatttgaatgtaGTTTCTTGAAGCCGTCTTAAATGAAGTGCTCATGTTATGCCATCATTTCAGAAGTTTGGCAGCAACCAGTCAAAGCCCGAGTTCACTGTTGACCTGCGGGGGGCGTCGGTGGAGTGGGCCTCGAAGGACAAGTCCAGCAAGAAGCATGTTATTGAGGTATCTGCCTTCAACTCGCTTGAGCTGCTACTTCCTACAGCAGCCGTGTTGTCAACTTGACTTGTCTTCACACAGCTGAAGACGCGTCAGGGGACGGAGCTGCTGATCCAGTCAGAGATCGACAGCGTGATCAACGACTGGTACCGGGCCCTCACAGAGGCCATCAACACACACGTGAGGACTCTGGTCTTTAAGGTCTGATCTGGTGAAGGTGACGGTGTCTAATAGTACGTCCACATGCCGTCTGCCGTTCAGGCCTGGGAGTCTGATGAGGCCATAGAGGAAGACATGCCTGAGTCTCCAGGAGCTGAAAAGCAGGACAAGGAGAAAGAGCAGCGGGACTCCAAGAAGAACAGAGGTGAGACCCCGAATCCTTGACACATCTCCTGCTGGTTACCATGCACGCCTTAGAGCCGCCCTGTCTCCCTCTAGCCATGAAGACGTCTGTGAGCATGGACTCCTCAGaccaaaagaaaacaaggaTGAAGCTCAAGAAGTTCCTGACGCGTCGCCCAACGTATCAGGCAGTGAGAGACAAAGGCTACATCAAAGGTATGAATGCAGACGGCTCCATGTGAGGCTCTGAGCCGTGtgacgtgatgatgatgataatgatgacgACGATGTGTGCTTTGCTGTTTCCCAGACCAGGTGTTTGGCTGTAGCCTGACCAGTCTGTGCCAGAGGGAGAACACATCAGTGCCCAACTTTGTCACAATGTGTATCGACCACGTGGAGAACACGGGTACAGTCAATCAGTATTAGCCAAGTGCTCAGGCACAGAATGTTTCTGTTGGCCTTGTATGGACCCATGCACCTGTATCTGCTCCACTTTACCTTTGACCATCTTCATTAGGGCTTTAAGACCTGATCCCGGTCTATTTTCACATTGTCACTGATCTTCACCTAATCGTATCACTGTTCACCTTTTTTACACCAGCTCGTTTGCTCACTCACTGCTTCTCGTCTGTCAGGTCTCAGTGTTGATGGCCTTTACAGAGTCAGCGGGAACCTGGCCGTCATTCAGAAGCTGCGCTTTGCTGTGAATCACGGTAGGACTCACTCACTCCTGGAGTCCTGCAGCACCAGAACGTGTTTAACCTGTGTAGACAGTGTGATGAGTCGTGTCCGTCTCTTCCAGATGAGAAGGTAGATCTGAATGACAGCAAGTGGGAGGACATCCACGTCACCACCGGAGCTCTCAAGATGTTCTTCAGGGAGCTTCCTGAGCCTCTCTTCACCTACGGCTCCTTCAATGACTTTGTCAATGCCATCAGTGAGTAACAATGTGTAGTTCACCACactggccactagatggcggtgTGCGACTGTTCTGACTGACCTGCTGTCTGTCAATGCTTCAGAATACTCGGACCAAAAGCAACGAGTGAATTCACTCAAGGACTTAATCAAGAAGTTGCCAAAACCAAACCATGACATAATGCAAATCCTCTTCAAGCACCTGCGGAGGTAAGAACATCGGCTCACACACCTTTACTCACAGTCATTGTAATTACCTCTAGATGTTGTTTCACATGTTTTCAGCTATCAGTTCAAGTTGAATGAAGTTTAGGACTCGTCTTTTGAGCTGCATCAATGAGTGAGGAGGCATTTACAGACAGTCACTACCTGAAGCGTTGCCGTGGCGACGTCCCGCCGTGGTTCTCCTGTAGGGCCCTAGACACCATGACCTATACTACACTCGCATTAATGTCGGGCATGCATAGATCACACTCGTGTCGGTGTTTACCTTTTGCTCCGACTCCAGCTTCGCTCGGCTTTAACACGTTTGCTTTTGCTGCCGGAGCCGCTGGCGATATCATACATTCACAATGACATTTGCCTACGTTTTGAATTAGCATTTATATGGTGCTATGTTTGTTGTAATTCAGCACCTATGAAGTCGTGTTCTCTGGGTAAATTTACAGCGTGACATTCAGTGTATGGAGGTTTACATACATCAGCAGGAGGatttaatctttttttcccttctctctgTATGAATGTTATTGTTTTGTACATCTGCATACGGGGATGTAGATTCTGTTTTGAAAAGGCTATTATGCTCTCGCCTGCAGCGTTAGGAGTGTTACAGAGTGCGCGTGGTGCTCAGACTCATACATAACAAACACGCTGTGTGTGCAAAGACGCGCTCTCACCTGCTCCTGTCCCTCCAGGGTGATCGACCACGGGGAGGCCAACCGCATGACCACCCAGAGCGTGGCCATCGTGTTCGGACCCACGCTGCTCCGGCCCGAGACGGAAACGGGCAACATCGCGGTCCACATGGTCTACCAGAACCAGATCGTGGAGCTTATACTGCTTGAATACGAAAGCATCTTTGGGAGGTAGAGGATGAGTTTGCCTTTGCTGAACTGAACGTTGTTGTGGACCAAGCAACTGGAAGAAAATGACTGGACGGTTTACAAGGTGTCGCACTTACAGATGTTTGGAGgtgaattaaaataataaataaaatgtgtaaaatgcttcttcagctgctgcgAGTAGTGCTGTGGACGCTGATCGGTGTGACTTGGTGGTTTCTCCACATACACTGGATCCCTGTGGCCAGTACAGTCATTTAAACCTGGGCCCCCCTGCTGGGACACGGAGCTCAGTCTGGACTGGAagcctttttttcattttccttgtgGAGCTTTgtgtgttaaaaataataatcagtGTTATGTCGACCGACTGGATGAACTGGACGACGTCCTCTGAAACAGTGTTAATTAACCCTTTTGACAGGAGTTTGACTTGAACAGGGCGTCTGATGTGCTTTGGTAAAGGTTCCAGGCTCGTCTGTGAGGTTCAGTGTTCGTTCTCAAGTGCTGAGGTTTGACTGGAAAAATAacatgaactgtgtgtgtgactcctgATGCTCTGCTCATGACTTAAGCTAATATTTAAAAGTATTGAGAAAAGGGAAACCTTTCAGATGTGGAGCCTCTCTGCATATGTACAGTGACAGAAGCTAGTTGTTGAAATGTGCTGTAGtgactgaggtgtgtgtgtgtgtgttctctgaaCCGGTGGGAGATGATTTGAACACAATACGGATTGTTAAAAATAAAGCCCCCGGTCGACTTTCCCCTTGTTTTAAGGtgcacctgcagctgcacattcTGAATGTCATTTTCAGGCTAACTGCTGTTTGTGAACTTGCTACGTCTAATAAAAGGCTAAAGACagactctttgtgtgtgtgcatgtgtgtgtgcgcgcgcgtgcgtggaCAGAGGACACATGGACAGAGACGCAAAGACAAAAAGGTGAGTCTGCTGTTTAACCTTCAATCAACTTTAAAGCTTCACCTTTCCCTCGGCTTTAATTACATAATTGGATTAATCTACTAACACTGATATCCTGCTTATTGAATCGAGTGATTAAGTTTTCACGTCTCAATCAATTATATCTCTATCTGTTAATTATGGAATGAGCTGGAGTGTATTTCTGTAGTTTCTCGGCTTCCATTAATCTGACTCTTTCGTTCTTCGAAAGGCTTTTTCCGTCGTTACTCCTCGGGTCAAACGCGGCTGCAGACCTGAAGGCTGTGGATTAATTGATGTCTAATTAGGTAATTGCACGGTGCCAGTTTTGATTAAGAAGCACGAGGCGAAGCGAGTGCTGAGCGAAGCTGCTTCCGTTTGGCTTTTACTGCAGGATGTGTCGGCCAGTCCAAATCTTAGTTTAATTGCTATGATCACACTTTACTCTTCTAAAATCTTTGTAATGTGTGACTAGTCAAATTACGTGAATGTGCTTCCTGTACGAAAGGTTTTAGAAATATAAAAAGCGAACAAACCTTCCAAAGTTTTGAGAATTTTActatttcaactttttttcatCTTAACCTAAAAGACTGGTTTCAGCGCTCTTCCTAAAGAATTCGACTCCCAGGCCTGTCGCTGGCTCCTTCCTTTGGTCCCGGCTTCTCCTATGTGTTAATTTGCTGCACCAGGTTCGACTCTGGTTCTGTTTGGACAAGGCGGACCACCTTGAATTAGACAAACGCGTCCGAGGTGAATCATGCTCTCTATTGGAAACCACAGGCAgttgaggcagagacagagaggaggtccTCCACCGTTtccaaatgagaaaacaattAGATCATTTCTATAATTCATGGGCGCGACCACAGCTCCAGCCTGGGGAGGTTTGAGTGTTTGAAGTGCTCCATATGCTTGTAGTGGTTCTCGGGCCCGATCCAGCTGCTCCGTGGAGGCTGAGGTGTGGGCAGGTAATGCGAACAAGCCATTATGGACCATAAAAGATTTATAGATCTTCGGTGCTTCCCCTCACTTCATTTGCAGGTGGGCCGCCAGCAAAGTGGCTGCATGTGGAACGGATGCACTCGGCGGTGAAAACCTTCACTTTACCCAGGTTTAACTCTGAGTGAGGCGCTGAAGAACCAGGAGGCTGTGGTCGGACTGAGATTATCCTGTTAACGGTGCAGCGTCTATTCATGCACATTACCGCTTCACGAAACCACGTGAACGCcgcagaaccagagccagatcTAACATTGCTGATCCACACAATGCAgcaaattaaattcaattttggTCCTAAAACCCAATAAGGAAAGGTTCAATGCTCATTTGATTATTTGCTCAAATGAAAAACATGCTGCAAATGGAGCTAAATGCTAAAAGTCCCCATAAAGGTCTGAGTTGTGATGTGGAACGGAGGCGCTGCAGTGACGCTGCCGGCGGATGTTAATAAATCATATGTGCTTTTTATGGGAGCGGCTGCATGTGACATTTCATCTGACACGTTGACGGCTCCTCCGGCCTAATATACAGCAGCcgcggctcctcctccctcctgcctcaTCGCTGAGGCCGATGCTCCACTCAGCTGCGTTCACAGCAACGCCTCCGTCAGGTTTGAGCGACACGAAGCGCGTGTCGGAGCCGCCTCCGTCGTCATGGAGCAGCGGCCCTTTTAAAAGCCGTTTGTCACCACGGGCTAACTTGCACaggagcttcagctgcagtcGCTCCTGCTCGATCCGAAGCCACCCGTCCTCCAATTGCGCTGCCGTGGCCGCTGCGCATGCGCGCGTGGCGATGCTAAGTGAGCGTGTAAGTATTCCAAACGTCAGCGGCGCTCGTCGCCGTTATTAATGAGCTTCAGGTGGCGGCACTGGATCATTTTCCATGGAAATCCAATGCATTTTAAATAGCAATATCAACATTCCTGCCTGGGATTTACATAAGGTAATTGCAGGAAGCTGAGAGTGGCTTCTAGTTGCccatggattttttttccctccttaGCTTCAGTGATACAATCAAGTGCATTAAGTAGGCAGTAAATACAAGGCAAGTGTGTATCAGCGCTCTGTGACAGATAATGGCCTCCTGAACGTCTATTTATTTGGCCTTGTAGCTGAGACACGCCTCTGCAGTGGCagccgcccccccacccccagcctcacctgccGCCCCCGCTCTGAGGTGTACCTGCAGCCACCGCTATCGGGGTCTGGGGAAATTAAGCAGACAAaggcaacaggaggaggaggcagagatctGTTTAAGAAACAACACACACGGCCTCATTAGAGGAGGGGGGGCTGATGATGTCGCCCCCCCTCTGTCTCCACGGAGACCCCGCGTTCCTGCGTCCGCGGCTCGTGCGAGGCCGCCCGGCGCCTTCGGCTGACggtaacaacacaaacaggagcgagACGGAacctgcggcggcggcggctccgcgaCCCGGCCTGGACGGAGATGAGAGGACGCGCCATGAGAACCGACAGCGAGGCGGGAAGAACTAGGTGCTCTGATTAaggcgggggcggggggtgggggggggaggcgGCCCGCTTCTCCCCGCGTCTCATTACCAGCGTTGGCTCCAGAATCAGTCAGCGAGCGGCACGCGTTTCCCCCGATGGAGACTTCTCCCGAGGCCGTAATTAGGACGTTTCACCCACAGCTGTCTGATTGGAGGCAGGGCCCTGTGTAATTACAGGGGCTGTCGGCGGAGACGGGGCTAAACAAATTACAAACAAGAATTGAATCAAAAGATCAACAGCTCCGCGCGCGGACGTCTGCATCTGATCAGGAACCTTTGTGGAAGTTTCGTGCGCAGGTGGACCCTGgggtgggtggaggtgggggggggggggggggggggggtggaggcc from Betta splendens chromosome 4, fBetSpl5.4, whole genome shotgun sequence includes:
- the arhgap12b gene encoding rho GTPase-activating protein 12b isoform X8 produces the protein MRRALSVFRGYRRAGEDDDDVFVCSVGNKVTQQTTSPTGLGRSDSPVYTNLQELKISQSSLPPVPSGSPLHILGDWETHKDLSGRHFYYNRATGERTWKPPRTRDASGSISSVRGDSQGTLESEPLSSEDTCHSTHSSQSDSQYGSPPRGWSEELDEHGHTLYVSEYTQEKWIKHVDEQGRPYYYSADGSRSEWELPKYNVSPQSGEVPKSRSLERKQQDPIVLTKWRHSTYVLDLNDKECAPAPKQSSPDSDSCPSSPKHPSTPSEKCGVLNVTKITENGKKVRKSWTSSWTVLQGSSLLFAKGQGASTSWSYYHSGSIPELLLTLLSSWRRSVKPRPAVTFVQAAAKFGSNQSKPEFTVDLRGASVEWASKDKSSKKHVIELKTRQGTELLIQSEIDSVINDWYRALTEAINTHAWESDEAIEEDMPESPGAEKQDKEKEQRDSKKNRAMKTSVSMDSSDQKKTRMKLKKFLTRRPTYQAVRDKGYIKDQVFGCSLTSLCQRENTSVPNFVTMCIDHVENTGLSVDGLYRVSGNLAVIQKLRFAVNHDEKVDLNDSKWEDIHVTTGALKMFFRELPEPLFTYGSFNDFVNAIKYSDQKQRVNSLKDLIKKLPKPNHDIMQILFKHLRRVIDHGEANRMTTQSVAIVFGPTLLRPETETGNIAVHMVYQNQIVELILLEYESIFGR
- the arhgap12b gene encoding rho GTPase-activating protein 12b isoform X4 → MADREGLPFAPGQVYIEVEYDYDYKVKDKVVSIRQGECYVLVKKTNEDWWQVRREEGTKAFYVPAQYVREVRRALLPPQKPTLRAKPTVLDICRASDENLNRPQPEMSSFGRPSPSSTPSPSSDRVTPPVLAKDSNQNPGSPNHCKVVAELVLFHNNNNHHHANNSTLPRTRADSPPDLVCGSHSKSPDSDKTSPGGELPGDAPGKRRNDSESGDELSSSSTEHMQTTSPTGLGRSDSPVYTNLQELKISQSSLPPVPSGSPLHILGDWETHKDLSGRHFYYNRATGERTWKPPRTRDASGSISSVRGDSQGTLESEPLSSEDTCHSTHSSQSDSQYGSPPRGWSEELDEHGHTLYVSEYTQEKWIKHVDEQGRPYYYSADGSRSEWELPKYNVSPQSGEVPKSRSLERKQQDPIVLTKWRHSTYVLDLNDKECAPAPKQSSPDSDSCPSSPKHPSTPSEKCGVLNVTKITENGKKVRKSWTSSWTVLQGSSLLFAKGQGASTSWKFGSNQSKPEFTVDLRGASVEWASKDKSSKKHVIELKTRQGTELLIQSEIDSVINDWYRALTEAINTHAWESDEAIEEDMPESPGAEKQDKEKEQRDSKKNRAMKTSVSMDSSDQKKTRMKLKKFLTRRPTYQAVRDKGYIKDQVFGCSLTSLCQRENTSVPNFVTMCIDHVENTGLSVDGLYRVSGNLAVIQKLRFAVNHDEKVDLNDSKWEDIHVTTGALKMFFRELPEPLFTYGSFNDFVNAIKYSDQKQRVNSLKDLIKKLPKPNHDIMQILFKHLRRVIDHGEANRMTTQSVAIVFGPTLLRPETETGNIAVHMVYQNQIVELILLEYESIFGR
- the arhgap12b gene encoding rho GTPase-activating protein 12b isoform X5, whose translation is MADREGLPFAPGQVYIEVEYDYDYKVKDKVVSIRQGECYVLVKKTNEDWWQVRREEGTKAFYVPAQYVREVRRALLPPQKPTLRAKPTVLDICRASDENLNRPQPEMSSFGRPSPSSTPSPSSDRVTPPVLAKDSNQNPGSPNHCKVVAELVLFHNNNNHHHANNSTLPRTRADSPPDLVCGSHSKSPDSDKTSPGGELPGDAPGKRRNDSESGDELSSSSTEHMQTTSPTGLGRSDSPVYTNLQELKISQSSLPPVPSGSPLHILGDWETHKDLSGRHFYYNRATGERTWKPPRTRDASGSISSVRGDSQGTLESEPLSSEDTCHSTHSSQSDSQYGSPPRGWSEELDEHGHTLYVSEYTQEKWIKHVDEQGRPYYYSADGSRSEWELPKYNVSPQSGEVPKSRSLERKQQDPIVLTKWRHSTYVLDLNDKECAPAPKQSSPDSDSCPSSPKHPSTPSEKCGVLNVTKITENGKKVRKSWTSSWTVLQGSSLLFAKGQGASTSWFGSNQSKPEFTVDLRGASVEWASKDKSSKKHVIELKTRQGTELLIQSEIDSVINDWYRALTEAINTHAWESDEAIEEDMPESPGAEKQDKEKEQRDSKKNRAMKTSVSMDSSDQKKTRMKLKKFLTRRPTYQAVRDKGYIKDQVFGCSLTSLCQRENTSVPNFVTMCIDHVENTGLSVDGLYRVSGNLAVIQKLRFAVNHDEKVDLNDSKWEDIHVTTGALKMFFRELPEPLFTYGSFNDFVNAIKYSDQKQRVNSLKDLIKKLPKPNHDIMQILFKHLRRVIDHGEANRMTTQSVAIVFGPTLLRPETETGNIAVHMVYQNQIVELILLEYESIFGR
- the arhgap12b gene encoding rho GTPase-activating protein 12b isoform X7 codes for the protein MRRALSVFRGYRRAGEDDDDVFVCSVGNKVTQQVTTSPTGLGRSDSPVYTNLQELKISQSSLPPVPSGSPLHILGDWETHKDLSGRHFYYNRATGERTWKPPRTRDASGSISSVRGDSQGTLESEPLSSEDTCHSTHSSQSDSQYGSPPRGWSEELDEHGHTLYVSEYTQEKWIKHVDEQGRPYYYSADGSRSEWELPKYNVSPQSGEVPKSRSLERKQQDPIVLTKWRHSTYVLDLNDKECAPAPKQSSPDSDSCPSSPKHPSTPSEKCGVLNVTKITENGKKVRKSWTSSWTVLQGSSLLFAKGQGASTSWSYYHSGSIPELLLTLLSSWRRSVKPRPAVTFVQAAAKFGSNQSKPEFTVDLRGASVEWASKDKSSKKHVIELKTRQGTELLIQSEIDSVINDWYRALTEAINTHAWESDEAIEEDMPESPGAEKQDKEKEQRDSKKNRAMKTSVSMDSSDQKKTRMKLKKFLTRRPTYQAVRDKGYIKDQVFGCSLTSLCQRENTSVPNFVTMCIDHVENTGLSVDGLYRVSGNLAVIQKLRFAVNHDEKVDLNDSKWEDIHVTTGALKMFFRELPEPLFTYGSFNDFVNAIKYSDQKQRVNSLKDLIKKLPKPNHDIMQILFKHLRRVIDHGEANRMTTQSVAIVFGPTLLRPETETGNIAVHMVYQNQIVELILLEYESIFGR
- the arhgap12b gene encoding rho GTPase-activating protein 12b isoform X1, whose protein sequence is MADREGLPFAPGQVYIEVEYDYDYKVKDKVVSIRQGECYVLVKKTNEDWWQVRREEGTKAFYVPAQYVREVRRALLPPQKPTLRAKPTVLDICRASDENLNRPQPEMSSFGRPSPSSTPSPSSDRVTPPVLAKDSNQNPGSPNHCKVVAELVLFHNNNNHHHANNSTLPRTRADSPPDLVCGSHSKSPDSDKTSPGGELPGDAPGKRRNDSESGDELSSSSTEHMQTTSPTGLGRSDSPVYTNLQELKISQSSLPPVPSGSPLHILGDWETHKDLSGRHFYYNRATGERTWKPPRTRDASGSISSVRGDSQGTLESEPLSSEDTCHSTHSSQSDSQYGSPPRGWSEELDEHGHTLYVSEYTQEKWIKHVDEQGRPYYYSADGSRSEWELPKYNVSPQSGEVPKSRSLERKQQDPIVLTKWRHSTYVLDLNDKECAPAPKQSSPDSDSCPSSPKHPSTPSEKCGVLNVTKITENGKKVRKSWTSSWTVLQGSSLLFAKGQGASTSWSYYHSGSIPELLLTLLSSWRRSVKPRPAVTFVQAAAKFGSNQSKPEFTVDLRGASVEWASKDKSSKKHVIELKTRQGTELLIQSEIDSVINDWYRALTEAINTHAWESDEAIEEDMPESPGAEKQDKEKEQRDSKKNRAMKTSVSMDSSDQKKTRMKLKKFLTRRPTYQAVRDKGYIKDQVFGCSLTSLCQRENTSVPNFVTMCIDHVENTGLSVDGLYRVSGNLAVIQKLRFAVNHDEKVDLNDSKWEDIHVTTGALKMFFRELPEPLFTYGSFNDFVNAIKYSDQKQRVNSLKDLIKKLPKPNHDIMQILFKHLRRVIDHGEANRMTTQSVAIVFGPTLLRPETETGNIAVHMVYQNQIVELILLEYESIFGR
- the arhgap12b gene encoding rho GTPase-activating protein 12b isoform X3, which produces MADREGLPFAPGQVYIEVEYDYDYKVKDKVVSIRQGECYVLVKKTNEDWWQVRREEGTKAFYVPAQYVREVRRALLPPQKPTLRAKPTVLDICRASDENLNRPQPEMSSFGRPSPSSTPSPSSDRVTPPVLAKDSNQNPGSPNHCKVVAELVLFHNNNNHHHANNSTLPRTRADSPPDLVCGSHSKSPDSDKTSPGGELPGDAPGKRRNDSESGDELSSSSTEHMQTTSPTGLGRSDSPVYTNLQELKISQSSLPPVPSGSPLHILGDWETHKDLSGRHFYYNRATGERTWKPPRTRDASGSISSVRGDSQGTLESEPLSSEDTCHSTHSSQSDSQYGSPPRGWSEELDEHGHTLYVSEYTQEKWIKHVDEQGRPYYYSADGSRSEWELPKYNVSPQSGEVPKSRSLERKQQDPIVLTKWRHSTYVLDLNDKPSEKCGVLNVTKITENGKKVRKSWTSSWTVLQGSSLLFAKGQGASTSWSYYHSGSIPELLLTLLSSWRRSVKPRPAVTFVQAAAKFGSNQSKPEFTVDLRGASVEWASKDKSSKKHVIELKTRQGTELLIQSEIDSVINDWYRALTEAINTHAWESDEAIEEDMPESPGAEKQDKEKEQRDSKKNRAMKTSVSMDSSDQKKTRMKLKKFLTRRPTYQAVRDKGYIKDQVFGCSLTSLCQRENTSVPNFVTMCIDHVENTGLSVDGLYRVSGNLAVIQKLRFAVNHDEKVDLNDSKWEDIHVTTGALKMFFRELPEPLFTYGSFNDFVNAIKYSDQKQRVNSLKDLIKKLPKPNHDIMQILFKHLRRVIDHGEANRMTTQSVAIVFGPTLLRPETETGNIAVHMVYQNQIVELILLEYESIFGR